A genome region from Haloarcula rubripromontorii includes the following:
- a CDS encoding shikimate dehydrogenase: MDVYGLIGNPVGHSLSPPMHEAGYEALGLDARYVTFEPAADSGADAIEAAKTLGIDGLNVTIPFKQDVLDAVDPAPLAERIGAVNTVDFDGGTPTGYNTDAVGAVRALEHHGVSLSGTAVVVGAGGAGRAVAFGLADEGLSVRIANRTESKADALADEVPNASGHGLDSLPDLLADADILVNCTSVGMDEDATPVPADALHGELAVLDAVYTPIETRLLRDAAAVGATTVDGAWMLLYQGVEAFERWTGEDAPVDRMNSQLRERL; this comes from the coding sequence ATGGACGTTTACGGACTCATCGGAAACCCGGTCGGGCACTCGCTGTCGCCGCCGATGCACGAGGCGGGCTACGAAGCACTGGGACTGGATGCACGCTACGTCACGTTCGAACCAGCGGCCGACTCTGGTGCCGACGCCATCGAAGCGGCGAAGACGCTCGGAATCGACGGCCTGAACGTCACGATTCCGTTCAAACAGGACGTGCTAGACGCCGTCGACCCCGCGCCGCTCGCAGAGCGCATCGGCGCGGTCAACACTGTCGACTTCGACGGCGGGACGCCGACGGGCTACAACACCGACGCCGTCGGCGCGGTCCGGGCGCTGGAGCACCACGGCGTGTCGCTGTCGGGCACAGCTGTCGTCGTCGGGGCCGGTGGCGCGGGCCGAGCGGTCGCGTTCGGCCTCGCCGACGAGGGGCTGTCGGTGCGGATTGCGAACCGTACCGAATCGAAAGCCGACGCACTCGCAGACGAGGTCCCGAACGCCTCCGGCCATGGGCTCGACTCGCTTCCCGACCTGCTTGCGGACGCCGACATCCTCGTCAACTGCACCAGCGTCGGCATGGATGAAGATGCGACGCCGGTCCCCGCTGACGCGTTGCACGGCGAACTCGCGGTGCTCGATGCGGTGTACACGCCGATTGAGACCCGCCTGCTACGGGACGCGGCAGCCGTAGGTGCAACGACCGTTGACGGCGCGTGGATGCTCCTGTATCAGGGGGTCGAAGCGTTCGAACGCTGGACTGGCGAGGACGCGCCCGTGGATAGGATGAACAGCCAGTTGCGCGAACGCCTGTAG
- a CDS encoding helix-hairpin-helix domain-containing protein — MGLLQKLKSALGLDGTGSATSGTNRDVDVTVEREPSTEDEDAVKGTNTAATTETHTSDTADGAGTESGDGSGTATQADESETAASPTTVDGESESVTDDSTTESEPETAVDDDAGDSAPTDDEEPAEAADGDAAETDDGESTAPVTEIKGIGPAYADRLAGIGIETVGELATADAAAIAADTDLSESRVSGWIERAEDF; from the coding sequence ATGGGTCTGCTTCAGAAATTGAAATCCGCCCTCGGGCTTGACGGGACTGGGTCAGCCACGTCGGGAACGAACCGCGACGTGGACGTGACCGTCGAGCGAGAGCCCTCTACTGAAGACGAAGACGCTGTGAAGGGGACGAACACCGCCGCAACTACCGAGACCCACACATCCGATACTGCGGACGGGGCCGGGACCGAATCAGGGGATGGGAGTGGAACAGCCACGCAGGCAGACGAGTCGGAGACTGCAGCGTCACCGACCACCGTCGACGGCGAATCAGAATCAGTGACCGATGATTCTACCACGGAGTCCGAGCCAGAAACAGCGGTCGACGACGACGCTGGCGACTCGGCACCCACCGATGATGAGGAACCAGCCGAGGCTGCTGATGGGGACGCGGCTGAGACCGATGACGGGGAAAGTACCGCCCCGGTGACGGAGATCAAAGGTATCGGTCCCGCCTACGCTGATCGGCTCGCCGGTATCGGCATCGAGACTGTCGGCGAACTGGCCACTGCTGACGCAGCGGCAATCGCCGCGGACACCGACCTCTCAGAGAGCCGCGTTTCGGGCTGGATCGAGCGGGCCGAAGACTTCTGA
- the pabB gene encoding aminodeoxychorismate synthase, component I translates to MPTVETDRTTVTDLAADAPAEARVPVEVRVDVADPFLAYRRARDETGGVYLATTGGQSGWGYFGTAPADFREVDPRAGGAFAALTEFLDGEELVRGDCDVPYPCGAVGWLSYDVARELESLPDSADADRALPNLQVARYDRFAAWEEPRGEPVTLRVTACPRVGDFETPALAYEFGKQHALDLARAAAQGDPAVGEPPVETDEATFESDCTRESFADRVRTVKQYIRDGDTFQANVSQRLRAPAAVHPVEAFDALRSGNPAPYSALLEFPGVDLVSASPELLLHRDGDRIETEPIAGTRPRGETREADDRLETDLLDDEKERAEHAMLVDLERNDLGKVSKFGSVEVSDYRRVDRYSEVMHLVSVVEGRLRDGATLQDAIAAVFPGGTITGAPKPRTMEIIDEVEATRRGPYTGSIGLFGFDGRATLNIVIRTLVRYAEEYHLRVGAGVVHDSDPDSEYQETLDKGRALVNAVDEALGKRVDLAMEDEQ, encoded by the coding sequence ATGCCAACGGTCGAAACCGACCGGACTACGGTCACCGATCTCGCAGCCGACGCGCCCGCAGAGGCGCGCGTCCCTGTCGAGGTTCGAGTGGACGTTGCTGACCCGTTTCTCGCCTATCGCCGGGCGCGCGACGAAACTGGTGGCGTGTATCTGGCGACGACTGGGGGCCAGTCGGGATGGGGCTACTTCGGGACCGCTCCGGCGGACTTCCGCGAGGTCGACCCCAGAGCGGGTGGGGCCTTCGCTGCACTGACCGAGTTCCTCGATGGCGAGGAACTGGTCCGCGGTGACTGTGACGTGCCGTATCCCTGTGGAGCCGTTGGCTGGCTCTCCTACGATGTGGCGCGGGAACTGGAGTCACTGCCCGACAGCGCCGACGCCGACCGCGCGCTCCCGAACCTACAGGTAGCTCGCTACGACCGCTTCGCCGCCTGGGAGGAACCTCGCGGTGAGCCGGTGACGTTGCGCGTGACGGCCTGTCCGCGGGTCGGTGACTTCGAGACGCCAGCACTGGCCTACGAGTTCGGCAAACAGCACGCGCTGGACCTGGCTCGGGCGGCCGCACAGGGCGACCCTGCTGTCGGGGAGCCGCCGGTCGAGACCGACGAAGCGACCTTCGAGAGCGACTGCACGCGCGAGTCATTTGCTGACCGGGTCCGAACGGTCAAGCAGTACATCCGCGACGGCGACACGTTTCAGGCGAATGTCTCCCAGCGCCTCCGTGCCCCCGCTGCGGTCCATCCGGTCGAGGCCTTCGACGCGCTTCGGAGCGGGAACCCCGCCCCGTACTCGGCCCTGCTCGAGTTCCCCGGCGTCGACCTCGTCAGCGCCAGTCCGGAACTGCTCTTGCACCGCGATGGCGACCGAATCGAGACCGAACCGATTGCTGGCACCCGGCCACGGGGCGAGACGCGCGAGGCCGACGACCGCCTGGAGACGGACCTGCTGGACGACGAGAAGGAACGGGCCGAACACGCGATGCTCGTCGATCTGGAGCGCAACGACCTCGGAAAAGTAAGCAAATTCGGCAGCGTCGAGGTGTCGGACTACCGCCGCGTCGACCGCTACTCCGAAGTGATGCACCTCGTCTCGGTCGTCGAGGGGCGACTCCGCGACGGCGCGACTCTGCAGGACGCCATCGCGGCGGTGTTCCCCGGTGGCACTATCACCGGCGCGCCCAAGCCACGGACGATGGAGATAATCGACGAGGTCGAGGCCACGCGGCGGGGACCCTACACGGGTTCTATCGGTCTATTCGGCTTCGACGGTCGGGCGACGCTGAACATCGTCATCCGGACTTTAGTCCGCTACGCCGAGGAGTACCACCTTCGTGTCGGTGCCGGCGTGGTTCACGATTCAGACCCGGACAGCGAGTATCAGGAGACGCTGGACAAGGGCCGCGCGCTCGTCAACGCCGTCGACGAGGCGCTCGGGAAGCGCGTCGACCTAGCGATGGAGGACGAGCAATGA
- a CDS encoding anthranilate synthase component II encodes MSGHRGGSDSTADSLAPTVLVVDNYDSFAYNLVQYVGEVVLRLGGSEGDVIVRRNDAIDIEDIREMDPDGIVVSPGPGTPEEAGVSMPIFEELEYPTLGVCLGHQALCAANGAPVGHAEAVVHGKSSSVTHDSTGVFEDIPDPFDVGRYHSLAVDREALPDALTETAYTVSDDAGTTVAPDSVATATVDGTDESQVVMGVRHSDRPHIGVQFHPESILTDHGKTMIENFCLLCNTT; translated from the coding sequence ATGAGCGGCCATCGTGGCGGCAGTGACTCGACGGCTGACTCGCTGGCGCCGACCGTGTTGGTCGTCGACAACTACGATTCCTTCGCGTACAACCTCGTCCAGTACGTCGGCGAAGTGGTCCTCCGCCTCGGCGGGAGTGAAGGTGACGTCATCGTCCGGCGCAACGACGCCATCGACATCGAAGACATCCGAGAGATGGACCCCGACGGTATCGTCGTCTCGCCGGGGCCGGGGACGCCCGAAGAGGCGGGCGTCTCGATGCCGATATTCGAGGAGCTGGAATACCCCACACTGGGGGTCTGTCTCGGACACCAGGCGCTGTGTGCGGCCAACGGCGCGCCCGTCGGCCACGCCGAAGCGGTCGTCCACGGCAAGTCTTCGTCGGTTACCCACGACAGCACAGGGGTGTTCGAAGACATCCCGGACCCGTTCGACGTCGGCCGGTACCACTCGCTTGCGGTCGACCGCGAGGCCCTCCCTGATGCGCTGACTGAGACAGCGTACACCGTCAGCGACGACGCTGGGACCACTGTGGCCCCCGATTCAGTCGCCACTGCTACCGTCGACGGCACGGACGAGTCGCAGGTCGTCATGGGCGTCCGCCACAGTGACCGCCCGCACATCGGCGTCCAGTTCCATCCCGAAAGCATCCTGACCGACCACGGCAAGACCATGATCGAGAACTTCTGCCTGCTATGCAATACCACGTAA
- a CDS encoding aminotransferase class IV, with amino-acid sequence MQYHVNGALVPEDEATVSVRDRGFMYGDAAFETLRAYGGEPFQWNAHRERLQRTAETLGFADAVPDDLRERVDETLAANDLDEAYVRLSVTRGVQPGKLTPGQDVDPTVIVICKGLQRGGLNGKRVWDGPASVQTVRTRRIPGAAVPADAKTHNYLNGILGRLELRKAAAGGEPADECLIRDTDGNLAEGATSNLFFVTDNGLRTPSTDLDLLPGVTRDVVLDIARGEDFPVETGHYSLDALRDADEAFLTNSTWEIRPIATVDGISVGSGPMTKLLQRLFDERIEERHY; translated from the coding sequence ATGCAATACCACGTAAACGGGGCGCTCGTCCCCGAAGACGAGGCAACGGTGTCAGTGCGCGACCGCGGGTTCATGTACGGCGACGCGGCGTTCGAAACGCTCCGGGCCTACGGCGGCGAGCCGTTCCAGTGGAACGCCCACCGCGAGCGCCTCCAGCGGACGGCTGAGACGCTGGGCTTCGCCGACGCCGTGCCTGATGACCTCCGAGAGCGTGTGGACGAGACGCTCGCGGCCAACGACCTCGACGAGGCCTACGTCCGACTGTCTGTCACGCGGGGTGTCCAGCCCGGAAAGCTTACTCCGGGACAGGATGTCGACCCCACTGTCATCGTCATCTGCAAGGGACTGCAGCGTGGCGGACTCAACGGCAAGCGCGTCTGGGACGGACCGGCGTCGGTCCAGACGGTCCGGACCCGGCGGATTCCCGGCGCGGCCGTCCCGGCGGACGCGAAGACGCATAACTACCTCAACGGGATTCTCGGCAGACTCGAACTCCGGAAAGCCGCCGCTGGCGGCGAACCCGCCGACGAGTGTCTCATCCGGGACACCGACGGCAATCTGGCCGAAGGGGCGACGAGCAACCTCTTTTTCGTCACGGACAACGGCCTCCGGACCCCGAGTACGGATCTCGACCTGTTGCCGGGGGTCACCCGCGACGTGGTGCTGGACATCGCCCGCGGCGAGGACTTCCCAGTCGAGACCGGCCACTACTCGCTCGATGCGCTGCGCGACGCCGACGAGGCGTTTCTCACGAACTCGACGTGGGAGATCCGCCCCATTGCGACCGTCGACGGCATCTCCGTTGGGAGCGGGCCGATGACGAAACTCCTTCAGCGGCTGTTCGACGAGCGAATCGAGGAGCGACATTACTGA
- a CDS encoding Rieske (2Fe-2S) protein translates to MDEDSRIVALEEVPDDGTFLFTVRDGFDTKEAIIVELSDAVVAFENYCPHWTDVRLDKGSGATVRNGQLVCEKHGATFESDSGLCNYGPCEGAVLEEVSVTTENGVVYLTDERYEFENQGPSGDHDLSSRGRIGFSGN, encoded by the coding sequence ATGGACGAGGACAGCCGTATCGTCGCGCTGGAGGAAGTGCCCGATGACGGAACGTTTCTGTTCACTGTTCGCGACGGGTTCGACACGAAGGAAGCGATTATCGTCGAATTGTCGGACGCGGTCGTCGCGTTCGAAAACTACTGTCCACACTGGACAGATGTCCGACTTGACAAAGGCAGCGGGGCGACGGTTCGGAATGGGCAACTCGTATGTGAGAAACACGGGGCGACGTTCGAATCCGATTCGGGGCTGTGCAACTACGGCCCCTGCGAAGGGGCTGTTCTGGAAGAGGTCTCGGTCACCACCGAGAACGGCGTCGTCTACCTGACCGACGAACGCTACGAGTTCGAAAACCAGGGGCCGTCAGGCGACCACGACCTCTCCTCGCGCGGCCGGATTGGCTTCTCAGGGAACTGA
- a CDS encoding transcriptional regulator, with translation MREASRTTRQRIADQLRDEAMAAGTIANEFEIQTSDALTHVEHIAKSLESTDEQLLVAPPECEECGFTDFDDLTNRPSRCPECKCEAVSEPAYRIS, from the coding sequence ATGCGCGAGGCAAGTCGGACGACGCGCCAGCGCATCGCTGACCAACTACGCGACGAAGCGATGGCTGCAGGGACAATCGCAAACGAGTTCGAAATACAGACCAGCGACGCGCTCACGCACGTAGAGCATATCGCAAAGTCGCTGGAATCGACCGACGAACAGCTCCTCGTCGCGCCGCCGGAGTGCGAGGAGTGCGGCTTCACGGACTTCGACGACCTGACAAACCGACCGAGTCGGTGTCCGGAGTGTAAATGCGAGGCCGTCTCGGAGCCGGCATACCGGATCAGTTGA
- a CDS encoding universal stress protein gives MFDRILVPTDGSPGSERAFEVAATLASTHDAAVHVLSVVDEHGPTDDDWDYDGGTPAEAFIESQADHVDTEGLSVTPAVREGVVHDAVLDYTDENDIDLIVMGTHGRTGVRRFLLGSVTEKVVRLADVPVLSVKADAEPGTVSFDDILLPTDGSSGAEAAIEPAGALASATDATVNLVSVVDTRSLGIDVGSTVIVDELESVATDAVGDASDRLSGLGVETVETAITHGVPYRAILDAIEDTDADLVVIGTHGRTGVDRYLLGSVAEKLVRTSPVPVMTVRAPDAGGES, from the coding sequence ATGTTCGATAGAATCCTCGTTCCGACCGACGGCAGCCCCGGGTCCGAGCGCGCCTTCGAGGTCGCTGCGACGCTTGCCAGCACTCACGATGCAGCGGTCCACGTCCTCTCGGTCGTCGACGAGCACGGCCCCACAGACGACGACTGGGACTACGACGGTGGCACCCCGGCAGAGGCCTTCATCGAATCGCAGGCCGATCACGTCGACACCGAGGGCCTGTCCGTCACTCCTGCCGTCCGCGAGGGAGTCGTCCACGACGCGGTTCTCGACTACACCGACGAGAACGATATCGACCTCATCGTCATGGGAACCCACGGTCGGACCGGCGTCCGACGGTTCCTTCTGGGCAGTGTCACCGAAAAGGTCGTCCGCCTCGCCGATGTGCCGGTCCTCTCGGTCAAGGCCGACGCTGAGCCGGGGACCGTCTCGTTTGACGACATTCTTCTCCCGACCGACGGCAGTAGCGGCGCAGAGGCAGCTATTGAACCGGCTGGCGCGCTCGCAAGCGCAACCGATGCCACTGTCAATCTTGTTTCGGTCGTGGACACGCGGTCGCTCGGTATCGATGTCGGATCGACTGTCATCGTCGACGAACTAGAGTCGGTTGCGACGGATGCTGTCGGGGACGCGTCCGACCGACTCTCCGGGCTGGGAGTCGAGACTGTCGAGACAGCTATCACTCACGGCGTCCCGTATCGGGCCATCCTCGACGCTATCGAGGATACTGATGCCGACCTCGTCGTCATCGGGACTCACGGCCGCACCGGTGTCGACCGCTACCTCCTTGGTAGCGTCGCGGAAAAGCTGGTCCGAACGTCGCCGGTACCGGTGATGACTGTTCGAGCACCAGACGCCGGTGGCGAGAGCTAA
- a CDS encoding FAD-dependent oxidoreductase has translation MDERVLDVVAVRDVGPGTVAIDFETPDAFDAQPGQFVKLTLTVDGEDISRFYTISSPTVDKAFEITVGIDPDGELAPQLGALEAGDGVRIAGPFGSDYYEGESRVVVLAGGPGVGPAVGIAERALDDGNEAAVVYQDDAPVHEDRLDALAEAGALVSVIDGEASLTEPVADAVEDGGQVFIYGFADFLDAATEALEAAGVSTDDAKVENFG, from the coding sequence ATGGATGAACGAGTCCTCGACGTGGTTGCCGTCCGAGATGTCGGACCGGGCACCGTGGCGATCGACTTTGAGACACCGGATGCCTTCGACGCACAGCCGGGTCAGTTCGTCAAACTGACATTGACCGTCGACGGAGAGGATATCTCCCGGTTCTACACGATCTCCTCGCCGACGGTGGACAAGGCTTTCGAGATTACCGTCGGTATCGACCCCGACGGCGAACTGGCACCGCAGCTCGGCGCGCTCGAAGCGGGCGACGGCGTCCGTATCGCTGGGCCGTTCGGGTCGGATTACTACGAGGGTGAGAGCCGCGTCGTCGTGCTGGCCGGCGGCCCTGGCGTCGGTCCAGCGGTCGGTATTGCCGAGCGTGCATTGGACGACGGCAACGAGGCCGCAGTCGTGTATCAGGACGACGCGCCGGTCCACGAGGATCGACTGGACGCGCTCGCCGAGGCCGGGGCGCTCGTCTCGGTCATCGATGGCGAGGCGTCCCTGACCGAGCCGGTCGCCGACGCCGTTGAGGACGGTGGGCAAGTGTTCATTTACGGCTTCGCGGACTTCCTCGATGCCGCCACGGAAGCGCTCGAAGCCGCCGGCGTCAGCACTGACGACGCAAAGGTCGAGAACTTCGGATAG
- a CDS encoding 2-oxoacid:acceptor oxidoreductase subunit alpha — protein sequence MPEDLNWAIGGEAGDGIDSTGKIFAQALSRAGRHVFTSKDFASRIRGGYTAYKVRTSVDRVESVVDRLDILIALTERTIHENEDELHEGSVIIYDGERSTMQDVEVPGDATALEVPLKRLAEDAGGAIMLNVVALGAACEVTGFPIENLDESLEKRFGDKGEAIVENNKEAARKGQHYVQEEYGEFDYDMETTDEDYVLLNGDEAIGMGAIAAGCRFYAGYPITPATDVMEYMTGRVDQFGGKVVQAEDELSAINMALGAARAGARAMTATSGPGIDLMTETFGLVATSETPLVICDVMRSGPSTGMPTKQEQGDLNMTLYGGHGEIPRFVVAPTTVSECFWKTVEAFNLAEKYQTPVFLVSDLAMAVTEQTFSPETFDMDEVEIDRGKVVDENDIDAWLDEKGRFQAHFAAADGISPRAFPGTTDGAHMTTGLEHDELGRRTEDTDVRIEQVDKRQRKVETAREQEDFDYREFGDPDADTLVISWGSNEGALREGLTLLEEDGYDVRFLSVPYIFPRPDLSEEIEAAEDVIVVECNATGQFADVIEHDVLERVQRINKYNGVRFKADELATEIKQTLDTPAEATQ from the coding sequence ATGCCAGAGGACCTGAACTGGGCCATCGGCGGCGAAGCCGGCGATGGAATCGACTCCACCGGGAAGATTTTCGCGCAGGCACTCTCCCGGGCTGGTCGACACGTCTTCACCTCAAAGGACTTCGCCTCCCGCATCCGCGGCGGGTACACTGCCTACAAGGTACGGACGTCAGTCGACCGGGTTGAGAGTGTCGTCGACCGCCTCGACATCCTGATTGCACTCACCGAGCGCACCATCCACGAAAATGAGGACGAACTCCACGAGGGTTCAGTCATCATCTACGACGGTGAGCGCTCGACGATGCAGGACGTGGAAGTCCCCGGCGACGCGACGGCACTCGAAGTACCGCTGAAACGACTCGCTGAGGACGCGGGCGGGGCTATTATGCTCAACGTCGTCGCGCTGGGCGCGGCATGTGAGGTCACTGGTTTCCCCATCGAGAACCTCGACGAAAGCCTCGAAAAGCGGTTCGGCGACAAGGGCGAGGCCATCGTCGAGAACAACAAGGAAGCCGCCCGGAAGGGACAGCACTACGTCCAGGAGGAGTACGGCGAGTTCGACTACGACATGGAGACCACCGACGAGGACTACGTCCTGCTGAACGGCGACGAAGCCATCGGCATGGGCGCTATCGCCGCCGGCTGTCGCTTCTACGCCGGCTACCCCATCACGCCAGCGACGGACGTAATGGAGTACATGACCGGCCGCGTCGACCAGTTCGGCGGGAAGGTCGTTCAGGCGGAAGACGAACTCTCCGCGATCAACATGGCGCTGGGTGCGGCCCGTGCCGGTGCCCGAGCCATGACCGCCACGTCCGGGCCGGGTATCGACCTGATGACCGAGACGTTCGGGCTGGTCGCCACCAGCGAGACCCCGCTGGTCATCTGTGACGTGATGCGCTCCGGTCCCTCGACCGGGATGCCGACCAAGCAGGAGCAGGGCGACCTCAACATGACGCTGTACGGCGGGCACGGCGAGATTCCGCGGTTCGTCGTCGCGCCGACCACGGTTTCGGAGTGCTTCTGGAAGACCGTCGAGGCGTTCAACCTCGCCGAAAAGTACCAGACGCCCGTGTTCCTCGTTTCGGACCTCGCGATGGCCGTGACCGAACAGACGTTCTCCCCCGAGACCTTCGACATGGACGAGGTCGAAATCGACCGTGGCAAGGTCGTCGACGAGAACGACATCGACGCCTGGCTCGACGAGAAGGGGCGCTTCCAGGCCCACTTCGCGGCCGCCGACGGCATCTCGCCGCGGGCCTTCCCCGGGACGACCGACGGCGCACACATGACGACCGGCCTCGAACACGATGAACTCGGTCGGCGGACCGAAGATACGGACGTGCGTATCGAGCAGGTCGACAAGCGCCAGCGGAAAGTCGAGACCGCCCGCGAACAGGAGGACTTCGACTACCGCGAGTTCGGCGACCCCGACGCGGACACGCTGGTCATCTCCTGGGGTTCCAACGAGGGTGCCCTGCGTGAGGGACTGACGCTGCTGGAGGAGGACGGCTACGACGTGCGGTTCCTCTCGGTCCCGTACATCTTCCCGCGACCGGACCTCTCCGAGGAGATCGAGGCGGCCGAGGATGTCATCGTCGTCGAGTGTAACGCCACCGGCCAGTTCGCGGATGTCATCGAACACGACGTCCTCGAACGGGTCCAGCGCATCAACAAGTACAACGGCGTTCGGTTCAAGGCAGACGAACTGGCGACAGAGATCAAGCAGACGCTTGACACACCCGCGGAGGCAACAC